One stretch of Phocoena phocoena chromosome 10, mPhoPho1.1, whole genome shotgun sequence DNA includes these proteins:
- the OGG1 gene encoding N-glycosylase/DNA lyase isoform X2 → MFARSLLQRSMRHRTLASVPALWASIPCPRSELRLDLVLASGQSFRWREQSPAHWSGVLADQVWTLTQTEEHLYCTVYRGDKGRVDRPTLEELKAVRQYFRLDVSLAQLYHHWSSVDPHFQEVAQKFQGVRLLQQDPIECLFSFICSSNNNIARITGMVERLCQTFGPRLLQLDDVTYHGFPSLQALAGPQVEAQLRKLGLGYRARYVSASARAILEERGGLPWLQQLRKAPYEEAHKALCTLPGVGTKVADCICLMALDKPQAVPVDVHVWQIAQCDYSWHPTTKGPSPQANKELGSFFRSLWGPYAGWAQAVLFSADLRQPHRAQEPPAKRRKRCSGPEG, encoded by the exons ATGTTTGCCCGCTCCCTTCTGCAGCGTAGCATGAGACATCGCACTCTAGCCTCCGTCCCGGCCCTGTGGGCCTCCATCCCCTGTCCACGCTCTGAGCTGCGCCTGGACCTGGTTCTGGCTTCTGGACAGTCATTCCG GTGGAGGGAGCAGAGCCCTGCGCACTGGAGTGGCGTGCTGGCCGACCAGGTATGGACACTGACCCAGACTGAGGAGCATCTTTACTGCACTGTGTACCGAGGGGATAAGGGCCGGGTTGACAGGCCCACACTGGAAGAGCTAAAGGCCGTGCGACAGTACTTCCGGCTGGATGTCAGCCTTGCTCAGCTGTATCACCATTGGAGTTCTGTGGACCCCCACTTTCAAGAGGTGGCTCAGAAATTCCAAG GTGTGCGACTCCTGCAACAGGATCCCATCGAGTGTCTCTTCTCCTTCATCTGTTCCTCCAACAACAACATTGCCCGCATCACTGGCATGGTGGAGCGGCTCTGCCAGACCTTCGGACCTCGGCTCCTCCAGCTTGATGATGTCACCTACCATGGCTTCCCCAGCTTGCAGGCCCTGGCTG GGCCACAGGTGGAGGCTCAGCTCAGGAAGCTGGGCCTGGGGTATCGTGCCCGCTATGTGAGTGCCAGTGCCCGAGCCATCCTGGAAGAACGgggtggacttccctggctgcAGCAGCTGCGCAAGGCGCCCTACGAGGAGGCCCATAAGGCCCTCTGCACCCTGCCTGGGGTAGGCACCAAG GTGGCCGACTGCATCTGCTTGATGGCCCTAGACAAGCCCCAGGCTGTGCCCGTGGATGTCCACGTGTGGCAGATCGCTCAATGTGACTACAGCTGGCACCCCACCACCAAGGGTCCAAGCCCCCAGGCCAACAAGGAACTGG GAAGCTTTTTCCGGAGCCTGTGGGGACCTTATGCTGGCTGGGCCCAAGCA GTGCTGTTCAGTGCTGACCTGCGCCAACCCCACCGAGCTCAGGAGCCACCAGCAAAGCGCAGAAAGAGATGCTCAGGGCCGGAAGGCTAG
- the CAMK1 gene encoding calcium/calmodulin-dependent protein kinase type 1 yields MPGAVEGPSWKQAEDIGDIYDFRDVLGTGAFSEVILAEDKRTQKLVAIKCIAKKALEGKEGSMQNEIAVLHKIKHPNIVALDDIYESGGHLYLIMQLVSGGELFDRIVEKGFYTERDASRLIFQVLDAVKYLHDLGIVHRDLKPENLLYYSLDEDSKIMISDFGLSKMEDPGSVLSTACGTPGYVAPEVLAQKPYSKAVDCWSIGVIAYILLCGYPPFYDENDAKLFEQILKAEYEFDSPYWDDISDSAKDFIRHLMEKDPEKRFTCEQALQHPWIAGDTALDKNIHQSVSEQIKKNFAKSKWKQAFNATAVVRHMRKLQLGTSQEGQGQTASHGELLAPAAGGPVASCCCRDCCVEPGPELSPTLAPQL; encoded by the exons ATGCCGGGGGCAGTGGAAGGCCCCAGCTGGAAGCAGGCGGAGGACATTGGGGACATTTACGACTTCCGTGATGTTCTGGGAAC AGGCGCCTTCTCGGAGGTGATCCTGGCAGAAGATAAGAGGACTCAGAAGCTGGTGGCCATCAAATGTATTGCCAAGAAGGCTCTGGAGGGCAAGGAGGGCAGCATGCAGAATGAGATTGCTGTCCTGCACAA GATCAAGCACCCCAACATTGTAGCCCTGGATGACATCTATGAAAGTGGGGGACACCTCTATCTCATCATGCAGCT GGTGTCAGGTGGGGAGCTGTTTGACCGAATTGTGGAAAAAGGCTTTTACACAGAGCGGGACGCCAGCCGCCTCATCTTCCAGGTGCTGGATGCCGTCAAGTACCTGCACGACCTGGGCATTGTACACCGAGACCTCAAG CCAGAGAATCTGCTGTACTATAGCCTGGATGAAGACTCCAAGATCATGATCTCCGACTTTGGCCTCTCCAAGATGGAAGACCCCGGCAGCGTGCTCTCCACAGCCTGCGGGACCCCAGGATACGTGG CCCCTGAAGTGCTGGCCCAGAAGCCCTACAGCAAGGCAGTGGATTGCTGGTCCATTGGGGTCATCGCCTATATCCT GCTCTGTGGTTATCCCCCCTTCTATGACGAAAACGATGCCAAACTCTTTGAACAGATTTTGAAGGCCGAGTACGAGTTTGACTCTCCTTATTGGGACGACATCTCTGACTCCG CCAAAGACTTCATCCGGCACTTGATGGAGAAGGATCCAGAGAAGAGGTTCACCTGTGAACAGGCCTTGCAGCACCCCTG GATTGCAGGAGATACGGCTCTAGATAAGAATATTCACCAGTCGGTGAGCGAGCAGATCAAGAAGAACTTTGCCAAGAGCAAGTGGAAG CAAGCCTTCAATGCCACGGCCGTGGTGCGGCACATGAGGAAGCTACAGCTGGGCACCAGCCAGGAGGGGCAGGGACAGACGGCGAGCCACGGGGAGCTGCTGGCCCCAGCAGCTGGGG GGCCGGTGGCCAGCTGCTGCTGTCGAGACTGCTGCGTGGAGCCGGGCCCGGAACTGTCTCCCACACTGGCCCCCCAGCTCTAG
- the OGG1 gene encoding N-glycosylase/DNA lyase isoform X1 produces MFARSLLQRSMRHRTLASVPALWASIPCPRSELRLDLVLASGQSFRWREQSPAHWSGVLADQVWTLTQTEEHLYCTVYRGDKGRVDRPTLEELKAVRQYFRLDVSLAQLYHHWSSVDPHFQEVAQKFQGVRLLQQDPIECLFSFICSSNNNIARITGMVERLCQTFGPRLLQLDDVTYHGFPSLQALAGPQVEAQLRKLGLGYRARYVSASARAILEERGGLPWLQQLRKAPYEEAHKALCTLPGVGTKVADCICLMALDKPQAVPVDVHVWQIAQCDYSWHPTTKGPSPQANKELGSFFRSLWGPYAGWAQATPPPHQVLFSADLRQPHRAQEPPAKRRKRCSGPEG; encoded by the exons ATGTTTGCCCGCTCCCTTCTGCAGCGTAGCATGAGACATCGCACTCTAGCCTCCGTCCCGGCCCTGTGGGCCTCCATCCCCTGTCCACGCTCTGAGCTGCGCCTGGACCTGGTTCTGGCTTCTGGACAGTCATTCCG GTGGAGGGAGCAGAGCCCTGCGCACTGGAGTGGCGTGCTGGCCGACCAGGTATGGACACTGACCCAGACTGAGGAGCATCTTTACTGCACTGTGTACCGAGGGGATAAGGGCCGGGTTGACAGGCCCACACTGGAAGAGCTAAAGGCCGTGCGACAGTACTTCCGGCTGGATGTCAGCCTTGCTCAGCTGTATCACCATTGGAGTTCTGTGGACCCCCACTTTCAAGAGGTGGCTCAGAAATTCCAAG GTGTGCGACTCCTGCAACAGGATCCCATCGAGTGTCTCTTCTCCTTCATCTGTTCCTCCAACAACAACATTGCCCGCATCACTGGCATGGTGGAGCGGCTCTGCCAGACCTTCGGACCTCGGCTCCTCCAGCTTGATGATGTCACCTACCATGGCTTCCCCAGCTTGCAGGCCCTGGCTG GGCCACAGGTGGAGGCTCAGCTCAGGAAGCTGGGCCTGGGGTATCGTGCCCGCTATGTGAGTGCCAGTGCCCGAGCCATCCTGGAAGAACGgggtggacttccctggctgcAGCAGCTGCGCAAGGCGCCCTACGAGGAGGCCCATAAGGCCCTCTGCACCCTGCCTGGGGTAGGCACCAAG GTGGCCGACTGCATCTGCTTGATGGCCCTAGACAAGCCCCAGGCTGTGCCCGTGGATGTCCACGTGTGGCAGATCGCTCAATGTGACTACAGCTGGCACCCCACCACCAAGGGTCCAAGCCCCCAGGCCAACAAGGAACTGG GAAGCTTTTTCCGGAGCCTGTGGGGACCTTATGCTGGCTGGGCCCAAGCA ACTCCTCCCCCCCACCAGGTGCTGTTCAGTGCTGACCTGCGCCAACCCCACCGAGCTCAGGAGCCACCAGCAAAGCGCAGAAAGAGATGCTCAGGGCCGGAAGGCTAG
- the OGG1 gene encoding N-glycosylase/DNA lyase isoform X3, whose product MFARSLLQRSMRHRTLASVPALWASIPCPRSELRLDLVLASGQSFRWREQSPAHWSGVLADQVWTLTQTEEHLYCTVYRGDKGRVDRPTLEELKAVRQYFRLDVSLAQLYHHWSSVDPHFQEVAQKFQGVRLLQQDPIECLFSFICSSNNNIARITGMVERLCQTFGPRLLQLDDVTYHGFPSLQALAGSFFRSLWGPYAGWAQAVLFSADLRQPHRAQEPPAKRRKRCSGPEG is encoded by the exons ATGTTTGCCCGCTCCCTTCTGCAGCGTAGCATGAGACATCGCACTCTAGCCTCCGTCCCGGCCCTGTGGGCCTCCATCCCCTGTCCACGCTCTGAGCTGCGCCTGGACCTGGTTCTGGCTTCTGGACAGTCATTCCG GTGGAGGGAGCAGAGCCCTGCGCACTGGAGTGGCGTGCTGGCCGACCAGGTATGGACACTGACCCAGACTGAGGAGCATCTTTACTGCACTGTGTACCGAGGGGATAAGGGCCGGGTTGACAGGCCCACACTGGAAGAGCTAAAGGCCGTGCGACAGTACTTCCGGCTGGATGTCAGCCTTGCTCAGCTGTATCACCATTGGAGTTCTGTGGACCCCCACTTTCAAGAGGTGGCTCAGAAATTCCAAG GTGTGCGACTCCTGCAACAGGATCCCATCGAGTGTCTCTTCTCCTTCATCTGTTCCTCCAACAACAACATTGCCCGCATCACTGGCATGGTGGAGCGGCTCTGCCAGACCTTCGGACCTCGGCTCCTCCAGCTTGATGATGTCACCTACCATGGCTTCCCCAGCTTGCAGGCCCTGGCTG GAAGCTTTTTCCGGAGCCTGTGGGGACCTTATGCTGGCTGGGCCCAAGCA GTGCTGTTCAGTGCTGACCTGCGCCAACCCCACCGAGCTCAGGAGCCACCAGCAAAGCGCAGAAAGAGATGCTCAGGGCCGGAAGGCTAG